In Osmerus eperlanus chromosome 4, fOsmEpe2.1, whole genome shotgun sequence, the sequence TCTCAGCTCCCGTGGATCTGTGAGAAGGGTCTGTCTGTGGGCCACACCCGGATCACCACACTAGGGAGCACCTCCATGGGTGAGTGACCATGTCTGTGAGTGGGTGGGGTGCACGGGTACTGTCAGGGTGTTCTTGATAGACATTAGCCGGTCGGGTCACTGGGCAGTGCTCTTGACCATGACAGTTGCAGATGTTGGGGGTCCTGTACGTGTTTGATCTGCCCCTGGATAGTTTGCTGTTGGAGCATCCCAGATATTGAGGATGTTTAATAGGCCTGCGTTGTCATGTCCCCTTATTCTCTGACAGACAGCTTCGAATGCTGCCTCAGTTATCAGGGCTCCACAGTGTGCCCATTTTACTCGCATATGCGAGTAAAATATATATCTAATATATGTGCCCGAGCATGGAAAATTATTTGGGCGCACGGATGCAAGCGAGTTTTTAACCTATTGCAACTGTCAGTTACGTGAAAATAGACGATGGAACCCGAAAATGCTCAAACCGTTATTTGCAAGAGAAAACGTTTATTCCTCTTTTCTTGTTGTTGAGAGATTTCAACTACTAGTAATCGTGACTCGGATAAACCTCATAGGCTGCGTCCTGCGATAGCCTGAAACCAAGAGCGCAGTTGCGACCCTACATGAACACTGGTGCGAATACAACAtaaaaactacatttcccattaatgagcagtttaacccttgtgttatcttcgggtcgttctgacccatcagtcattgtgacccaccgtcgtattgcgacaactttaccgcatacaaaaacaaagtgaagcattttcttttaaccgttgggctgtctcagaccccccacattgcgaaggttaaaagaaaattatttttatttgtttttgtattgggtaaaattgggtaaacacaacgatggttcgttatgaacctttgggtcatgtgacccgaaggcagcacgagggttaaacccaTCCACCACAGAGGACCTCATTCGGATCAGTACAGAGACGCCCTCCCTGGAAATGTTTGATGCCTCTAAATGTGCTAAAAACTCTAAGCTTGGCCAAGCcagtcagtttgaaacaatgttacaatgaatacaaagaagtaataaatatgtaataaaaaaataagtaaCCAATCCTGTTTTCGGTCAATTTTGTGTAATTCATTCAATTAGTCTAATAATGATGCAATGTTTAAAGTTTTTACACAGACAACATTTTTGTCTGCCCCTAAAGTTTTTCACTTGGGGGCACATGTAAAAAGTTAGCGTAGTGCCCTGGTTATATCTGAGGATACCTAATACAGGACTTAGCAACAGCTGGGAATGGCCACAGTATTTATGACGATTCCTGAACCCAGAGGGACGAGTCATAATCCCTGACACACATTGGACCCCTACACACACTGATATGTTGtcttttaaatgtgtgtttattttaatgTTTCCTGCTGTCCTTTCAGGTGTTTATCTTTCCAAATACTCGGATTTGCTGCAAATGAATCCATTTGAAGTGGGAGCTTGTGGAGACATAGTTATATTCAAAGTTATGAGGGTATGGATTCATCACACCAATCTTGAGTCAAGGACACACTAACAAAATGGCGTCTAATATGCTTTCCTGTGCTACTGTTTCCTAGAGATAGTATGACCGAGTAGCCATTTGTCTCAcgtttgtgttttgtctgtgtatCTCAGGGCCGTTTGAAGAGCATCCATGAAAATATGCCCAAGAGTGTGATTGAGCCTACACCCAAGTTTGACTGCCATGTGTCCAAAAACGCCACCAGGGTCACCTCCTTGCTGTCATACAGAGCCTTTGAGCTAACACAGGTGAACAGTGGACCAATTTCTGCGGAGAACCTGGGCGCCTGAGATATTCTCTGTCTGTTTAGACTAGGAATGAATGACCTTGtttgtctgtcttcctctcttgcAGCAATATTACTTTGAGTTTGCGTTTGATGAGATCAAGCCTCGGCCCAGGCATGTGTGTCCCTACGCCGTGGTGTCCTTTCAGTACAAAGGGAAGGAGGCTGCAGTGGCCCCTATGACATCTCATAGGTACGTGCATAGTTATCCACAACCaacacctgtctgcctgtcggtCTACCTGTATTCTTTGTTTGTTGGTCGGTGTACGTGACAGATAttaagcaataaaaaaaaattctggttctttcttttcttctcatTGGCAGGTTCAACACGAGCAGCTGTGAAGGAAGCAGAGGACCAGGTTGTTTCACATTCTCTGTCTTGTGTTCAGTAAGATAGAAATGCAAACAATGTCAAACTAGATCCTtagccttcaagaaaaggctaaagacgcaccagcacttaagaaagatttgttggatctgatgttagtttatttcctccaggaacacattgacaattattgagggacttgttgctgttgttggttagttgtaactgatttaaccatttgtacttgctgtgatttatattattgttgcttgctttcctccaggtacactcaagcactttcgaggatcatgttgtttaattgtaatttaacaacatgctcttctggttctacctaTTGGCACTTATacatttcacaatgtatgcttcatgttttggctatctggtggtttatgatcagtgacctatgcactattttataaagctctctcttggaagtcactttggataaaagcgtctgccaaatgaatacatgtaaatgttgatCCATGTGGCACTGCATGTACATGCTGGGCCTTTGTTTTGACCTATGCCCCCCTCCTATCTGACTGTGGTTAGTGAGGACCTGTTACACTGTGTGGAGTGGCCCTCTGGTCAACAAGGGCCAGGAGCTGTGCCAGGTCTGCCTGCGCTCCTCTACAAGGCCCTACCTCCCCTTCAAACTGTAAGGGACACACCCTTACCGtagccttaacacacacacacacactagtgtttTTAGTCAATCATTAATTGAACAAAAAATCGGCTAAACATGACTTTACCACTGTTGTTACCATGACTAAAACTCTGGAGTTTTGTTGACAAGTGACCGTGTGCCGTGCAGGTCAGAGAAGTTGGAGTTGAGCCGGGGCATGCAGCTGGAGCAGGCAAAGAGGAAGATCCCCTCGGTGCTGTTCTCCTGGGAGACCTACAGCAGCACACGGGAAGGTCAGCAGCGCTCCTTCATCAACacgctcatctctctctttctctagctcCTTCTGCTCTGTttactcctgacacacacacacacacacatacccaggacacgcacacacagaatgaATCCAATCATCCTTTTGCCACGGTTGGAGGCTCTGTTCGGCTGTAGACAGCGTTGTAAGGTGTCTGTGCTCGTGTGTATTCCAGTGCTGAAGTGCGGGATGTACTGCAGCCTGTTTGAGGTGGTCAGTGGGAAGGGCAAGGCCGGCAGTGGCAGCCTCTCAGGACTCCTCCACAAGCTGGAGCGGGACAGGATGGTGAGTGTCACCCCCCTCTGGGCCCTCCATGCACCGCTTCAGCAGCACATCCATACAACACCGTCCTCGGCAGGTAGAACTCCACGGAGTGTTCAGAGAGTGCTGTATGGATGTATCAtgatgtagctctctctctctctctctctctctccaggtgctgGTGAAGCCCTTGTTGGACAGAGGTTTTCTCTTCTTGCTGTCATCGGCTCAGATGGTTAATCCCAATGGTAGGCCCTGTGGTGGTTTGTCTGTCCAGCCTTCTGTCTTTCCCCTCAGCAGCACGCCGTGTGTGTCTCGTCTTGTGGGGTTCAGCTCTGAGGACGTCCTCTGTTCTTTTTCCTTACAGAGCAGCGGGGGCGCTTTGGGCGGAGCCTACAAGCCCTCTTCATCTTCCAGGAGCCTAGGGGAGTCATCAAACACAGTAAGTCCTGCTTACAAATACCAGCTCCCTTTCACACCACAGTCACAGCAGAGAATGACATCATcaactgatgtctctctctctctccctctctccctccccagcctccagaaTGTCTGAGCCAGAGCTCCTGTCTGCTGAGCCCCAGCCCCCCATGTTGACCTCCATGCAGCCCTTCGTCCCAGCCCTCCACTACGCCCTTCTGAAGCTGCGCTCCAACCCAGGCAAAGACCTGAGCTCTGGGGTGGAGCGCCAGGCGCAGGACTTCCTGAGCCGCAGGGATATTTGCCATTCCCGGCACTTCCAGGTGCCGGACTACAAACCCAACCTGGACGACCGCAGCGacatccccccgcccccccggccCAAACCCAACATGGACAGCCAACTGCGCTCCTACATCCACGGGCCTGCCTCCTATATCCTCCCACTGGCCAAGGCTAAAGACATGATGGAGAGGATACAGCAGCCCTCTGCGCCTGCCCCCATCCCCGCTCCGACCCCCGCTCCGACCCCTGTCCCCGTCCCTGCTCCGGCCTCCACAGACTACAGCCCCGTGTCTGACTGGGGGGGCTCAGGGGGGTCCGACAGGCCCGAGAGGCTCCCTGCAGACACGGACCGAAGGAAGCCGGGCGCGTCCCACTCGAACGGAGGCCAGCCTCACACtcggcctcagccccagccccagaacGCACGGTCGAGGATGAGCCAGAACGAGTACGACAAGGACAAGATGAAGCAGCTGCTGAAGCTGATCCAGCTGCATAAGAAGGCCCTGGTGAAGGagccagggaaggagaggccAGACGGGGGGAGGGACGCCGCCTCGGACCCCCACAGCCtgaagaggaagctggaggaggagaacacaggCGGCATGTCCAAACACCTACGCTCTGACCCCCAGGGCAACGGAGAGCCCAGCCAAGGTGAGGTGTAGTGGTGGGCACGAGTATTAGAATAGTCCAAAGGGGATTAGAACGGTAACGTTGTCTTGTGTTTGCGAGAATACATTGGCTAGGCTCAATttaaaatggctctaacattTTAAATGGGTATATTGTGCCTAATTTAAAATCGGAAATGATATTAATGTTACAGAGTTGTGATACGGTGGAAATATTGACCACCAGACGAATTTTGAGTGGCAGTGCAAACTCCAATGATGCCACGTAGTTAAGGATGCTGTGATTCAGGTATTCGGAAATTAGAAAGCATCAATGTGCTGTTCTTAAGGTCTGTTTCTCAGTGTCTCTGGGTTAGTACAATGCAAGAAGTTCCTTCACATTGTCACACGCTTAAGTCATTGTTTGAGGCAAGTCGCAGAGCAACCCCGTCTAAGCGGGGACTGTTGAATGGTTCTGCGTGAAAGAAAACTCCTTCTGTTGTAGGAGTTACAGTTGTTAAAAGACCACAGTTGTTAGTTATCCTTTTTAGGGGGGGTGTGGGAGAAGTCAAAACGGGCATTGGCGTCCCTGTCGTCATCCATCCTAACCtcactgcgtgtgtgtctcctgcCTGTAGCCCACGGAGACGACATCCTAGAGGAAGGCAGCCAGAACCTGGCAGCGGTCATGGAGAGCATGGGCATCTACGACACTGACCTGCGGGACCGGGGGGGCGCCCAGGGATCCTCCAACAAAAACACCCAGCAGCTGCTCAAGATCCTGCTGGACACCCTCAACAAGGCCGTGGCCCAGGGGTCAGCCGCCGAGCAGCCCGACCCAGTGGAGCCCTCACCGGGCACGGGGAGAGGGGAGCCTGAGCTGGGCCTGAGGAGACCAGAACAGCCACCCAGACAGGACTGCCTTGAGGTGAGCGTGTGGACATCTGCCTGTAAATCTTGCTTGTAAATGAGCCGACGTGTGTTGTAATAGACGGTGGTTTGTGATTTCAGGAGGAGGCTGTGTGTAGTCTTGGGAGTCCCATGAGTACCTGCTCCATGGAGGAGCAGCCCCATAGCTCTGACCATCCCCCCTGGGGtctccctccacacccaggTAGATAGCATGTagcacacactgcagacacacagctcgtacacacacagtggatTTGACTCCTTAACCCGGACTCCTCTGTCTTGTTTCCCCAGACAAgccccagaccctcccagacCCCGTGGCAGACGGCCACCTGCAAATGATGGAGGCTTTGGAGCCCCACCAGCTTCAGTCTCAATTACAActtcagcctcagccccaactccagcctcatccccaggctcagcctcatccccaggctcagcctcatccccaggcccagcctcatccccaggtccagcctcatccccaggctcagcctcatccccaggttcagcctcatccccaggctcagcctcatccccaggtccagcctcatccccagggccagcctcatccccaggtccagcctcatccccaggtTCAGCCTCATCACCAGGCTCAGCCTCATCCCCAGggccagcctcatccccagggccagcctcatccccagggccagcctcatccccagggccagcctcatccccaggtCCAGCCTCAACGCCCTTGTAGCAGTCTCGACAACATCCTCAACCAGGAGCTCCACAACTTGTCCTCTGGTATCCAGACCATTATGCAGAGCCAGCACATCTACTACACTTCCCATCAGCCCTCACAGCTGCTCCAGAGAGACACCTGGCTCCCCAACAGCTCCTTTTCAGACTTTGTGTCCGCCTACGTCACCCCGGTGCCAGTCCACGGCCACGTCACAATACTGCGGGAGAAGATTGGCAAGCTCATCTCCCAGCCCAGTTTTCACCACATGGACATGACCAATGCACATGGCTTAGCTCCCCCACCACATGGCCACTACCCCCCTCCTGTGGCAGCTGGGTCCCTACCTTCTTCCTCCCTTCACTTCAACTCAGAACCCCCCATTCCTTCTgtacctcccccacctcataCTCTCAATATGGTCGCCTCCCAACCTCCCATGTCCCACCTGCCGCCCCCACACTGCCTAGCCCCTACCTCTGCCCATTCTCCCGTCCCGACCACATCAGCCCCAAAGACCAAAGCACACACCCCTCAGGTCAAGAGCTCCTCCTCTCAGCGTCCACACAAACCCTCAAGCAAGACCAAGCCAGACCTTCTCTCCACAGAGGACAACCGCACAGATGTCTACTCACCCTCCCAGATCACCATGGACTCTCCAGACTCAAACCAAACTGGATGCCCCGTGGCAGGGTCAACCCCTGCTACCTCTGCCCCTGCTGTAGCCCCAGCCCAAGCCTCTCCTGCCCCTACACACGCCTCTCCTGCCCCTACACACGCCTCTCCTGCACCTGCACACGCATCTCCagcccctgctccagcccctgctccagcccctgctccagcccctgctccagcccctgtcccagcccctgccccagcaaCTGCCTCAGTCCCAGTCCCAGCGGCCAACCTGCTGTTCAGCCAGCTGAAGCCGGAGGTGttcagcagcctggtggagatcTTTAAGGACGTGCAGAAGAACACTGTGAAGTTCTACATTCACCCTGGAGACGAGGGCGAGGAGAGTGCCATCTGTGTGGAGATCAAGGTACGTCCATCTGGTAACCTTCTGGGTTTGACCCAAATACACCCCAAACTTGGGAACACCTGGATGTTCCGACCTCGGTTGGATGTGGCCCGGGGTTTGATGGTGGCTCGAGGCCAGGCCGGCTGTGATTAATGAGCAGCTATAATAGTCAGCGCTGGCCAGGCGCAGTCGCTGACTGTGACCTTTTtagtttcttcctctgaaccctctcttcctcttcggGGAGAAATGATGAGTTTCTCTCAGAGCAGTCCATGACTGTAATAATAGATCACAATAGGAAGCAGGAGACTTAAATCTCTTAATCACTGTTTATTACCAGTCAGCCAGCAGGTCATGAATCCTCTCCACGGTCTAGTTTTCATTTCCTAATATGTTTGTTTTGTCCTTTGATTGTGCACCTGGCTCACACGCTGGCTGTCTGGAGATGGGTCTGTCTATCGCTGTGTCTGTATCTACCTGTGTGACTGCTGTGCCTGTGGTCTGCCTGCTGGTATgcctgctggcctgcctgctggGCCTGACTGACTGTGCTACCTGTGGTTCTCAGGAGTACCTGAAGAGCCTGGGCAACGCTGAGTGTAAGCCCCAGTCCTTCCTGGAGAACAGCAGCAACCTAGACAAGCTCCTcatcatcattcaaaatgaggaCATCGCTGCCCACGTCCACAAGgtagcctccttctcctcacacacctgctggtgtgtgcacacacacacatgcgcgcgcgcgcacacacacacactatgagtCATCGTCGCCAGGGCCAGACAGAGCACGTAAAGCATCTGCCCTCAAGAGATCATCTGAAATAATGGAATCCTAATTGAATTTGTGGCTGTCCCAGTGTTTTATCCATCTGCCTGCCGACATTGGGCTTCTGTGAAATCAGTTTCTGTGAAATATTAAGAGACCACGAGTTCAATTGCACATAATCCCTTTTTTTATGCCTTTGGACTTTGTTGTTGTTCAACTGAAGGTTATTTGTTTTTCACCAAGCCCTTTGTGTTAAGATGGTAAAGAAAATGTTTTCATCCCAAAAACAAAAACTCACTTCATTGCCGTGACCCCTCCCGTCCCTACCTCAGATCCCTGCCCTGGTGTCCCTGAAGAAGTGCTCCACCGTCAGCTTCGCCGGCGTGGACAGCCTGGATGACGTGAAGAACCACACCTACAACGAGCTGTTTGTCTCCGGAGGGTTCATCGTGTCAGACGAGTTTGTCCTGAACCCAGACTGCATCACCCAAGGTGAGCAGCAGTGCTACTGGGGCACTATCACAGTGTGGTCTGCCTCACCATGGGCCCCTATCACAGTGTGGTCTGCCTCACCATGGGCCCCTATCACAGTGTGGTCTGCCTCACCATGGGCCCCTATCACAGTGTGGTCTGCCTCACCATGGGCCCCTATCACAGTGTGGTCTGCCTCACCATGGGCCCCTATCACAGTGTGGTCTGCCTCACCATGGGCCCCTATCATAGTGTGGTCTGCCTCACCATGGGCCCCTATCATAGTGTGGTCTGCCTCACCATGGGCCCCTATCATAGTGTGGTCTGCCTCACCATGGGCCCCTATCACAGTGTGGTCTGCCTCACCATGGGCCCCTATCATAGTGTGGTCTGCCTCACCATGGGCCCCTATCATAGTGTGGTCTGCCTCACCATGGGCCCCTATCTGATACTGTTTTCACTCTCCTCTACATTTGGTTGGTATTATTTTTACTGTGGTCTAATTTTGAGTAATCTTTACTCGGGTTAGtctcatttgtatgtgtgtggagcaTGTATATGCAGTATCTCTGAGTGCTGTGTACTGatggctgggctgtgtgtgtggggtgcagAGCGCCTGCAGTCCTTCCTGAGGTtcctggaggagcagagctccccaGAGCACCCCTGGCAGTGGAAGGTGCACTGCAAGTCCCAGAAGAAGCTCAAGGAGCTGGGCAGGTCAGTAGTTATACCCATAACTATTTTTCAAAcctcaaaaaaaaaatgaaaacctTTACCAGACAGCGCTCTGGCCACTAGTACATTAGTTACTAAATTAGTATTTTACTGCCCTGccccttttctcctcccatAGGTTGAACAGTAACGCCATGGGCCTTCTGAACCTGCTGACGGCCTATCAGAAGAAGCACCTGGTCGAGTTCCTGCCTTACCATGAGTGTGACACCCAATCACGTCAGGCCCCCGACCTGGACTGTCTGGTCAAGCTCCAGGCTCAGCACACCCAGCAGCGCCACATGATCTTCCTCACCGGTaagaccatcatcatcatcaccaaccTTCAGTCATGTTTATTTCACTCAAACCCTGTGTCAGTCAGGTCTTGTCAGTAATCTACTGCTTGTTAAATAACCCCACATTAGAAACTGGGTCTTTACTATGGGTCCTGTCCTGTGTTGATGAGGTGCCCTCGCTTTGTGCTTGCTCCTGCAGAACGCCGGTTCGAGATGTTCCTACAGTACTCCAGGAACGGCATTGTAATAGCGAGCATCGATGACATCATGAATAGTTTCCACAGCCTGATTGGCGGGATCAATCAGAACGAGCTGCCCACACCGCCCTCTACTGGTGGGTAGTGTCAGCATCAACCTAAGAATTAAACTAAACTGTCTTGAGCTGTCTTATGGCCTCGGTACACTTCAGCCATCCTGCATGTACATGTATAAATACACATACTTAGAGTCAAATCATATCAGAGCCTGTTAAGGCATTTACCGTTCATATCTTTCTGGTACTAATCTTTGACACCCAGTTTCCCTTCCTATATTTACTTCCGCCTTCTACCGCGGTCTCTTGTCCCCTCTGTTTCAGTAGTGAATgatgagtgtgtggaggaggacatGTCCCTTGACTCTGATGACGACACCCTGGCGGTAGAAGAGACGCCTGCTCGGATCCAGGAAGGGGGTCTGGAGGAGCagacccagcccccccccctccctgacacTGAGGAGTtccgtcctcccctccctgaccagCTCACCACCTCCTCCGGGGAGCACAACCCCTCCTCTATGGCCTACTCTGACTTGGCTGCTCTCAAAACGGCCATCTCCCAGTTCAAAGCCAACAACCAGGTGGGGAACGCCTCCCCTGGGGGGTTTGCAGTCAACCCCCACCAGAGCTTCCTGTGTCCTTCCACCCCGTGGACCTCCTTCTCGGGCTACGCCGCCTCCCCGGCCTAC encodes:
- the tasorb gene encoding protein TASOR isoform X1 gives rise to the protein MALNPKAEGKKDSECTETNEQVRQSGDSKRNSLSAATSATSNQNGDQTGCEEGAMPQQEASDRRKSGLSEARSTSNSPLPGQRPAEELPRRHFQIPRKIKERKGLYQFLPPDSREFEDLVKILSSFYLDNSSRGTFSYSKARLIHNELLEKEFIEKRRELKQEGRTEPELLESYCFLFPDKSKLPWICEKGLSVGHTRITTLGSTSMGVYLSKYSDLLQMNPFEVGACGDIVIFKVMRGRLKSIHENMPKSVIEPTPKFDCHVSKNATRVTSLLSYRAFELTQQYYFEFAFDEIKPRPRHVCPYAVVSFQYKGKEAAVAPMTSHRFNTSSCEGSRGPVRTCYTVWSGPLVNKGQELCQVCLRSSTRPYLPFKLSEKLELSRGMQLEQAKRKIPSVLFSWETYSSTREVLKCGMYCSLFEVVSGKGKAGSGSLSGLLHKLERDRMVLVKPLLDRGFLFLLSSAQMVNPNEQRGRFGRSLQALFIFQEPRGVIKHTSRMSEPELLSAEPQPPMLTSMQPFVPALHYALLKLRSNPGKDLSSGVERQAQDFLSRRDICHSRHFQVPDYKPNLDDRSDIPPPPRPKPNMDSQLRSYIHGPASYILPLAKAKDMMERIQQPSAPAPIPAPTPAPTPVPVPAPASTDYSPVSDWGGSGGSDRPERLPADTDRRKPGASHSNGGQPHTRPQPQPQNARSRMSQNEYDKDKMKQLLKLIQLHKKALVKEPGKERPDGGRDAASDPHSLKRKLEEENTGGMSKHLRSDPQGNGEPSQAHGDDILEEGSQNLAAVMESMGIYDTDLRDRGGAQGSSNKNTQQLLKILLDTLNKAVAQGSAAEQPDPVEPSPGTGRGEPELGLRRPEQPPRQDCLEEEAVCSLGSPMSTCSMEEQPHSSDHPPWGLPPHPDKPQTLPDPVADGHLQMMEALEPHQLQSQLQLQPQPQLQPHPQAQPHPQAQPHPQAQPHPQVQPHPQAQPHPQVQPHPQAQPHPQVQPHPQGQPHPQVQPHPQVQPHHQAQPHPQGQPHPQGQPHPQGQPHPQGQPHPQVQPQRPCSSLDNILNQELHNLSSGIQTIMQSQHIYYTSHQPSQLLQRDTWLPNSSFSDFVSAYVTPVPVHGHVTILREKIGKLISQPSFHHMDMTNAHGLAPPPHGHYPPPVAAGSLPSSSLHFNSEPPIPSVPPPPHTLNMVASQPPMSHLPPPHCLAPTSAHSPVPTTSAPKTKAHTPQVKSSSSQRPHKPSSKTKPDLLSTEDNRTDVYSPSQITMDSPDSNQTGCPVAGSTPATSAPAVAPAQASPAPTHASPAPTHASPAPAHASPAPAPAPAPAPAPAPAPAPVPAPAPATASVPVPAANLLFSQLKPEVFSSLVEIFKDVQKNTVKFYIHPGDEGEESAICVEIKEYLKSLGNAECKPQSFLENSSNLDKLLIIIQNEDIAAHVHKIPALVSLKKCSTVSFAGVDSLDDVKNHTYNELFVSGGFIVSDEFVLNPDCITQERLQSFLRFLEEQSSPEHPWQWKVHCKSQKKLKELGRLNSNAMGLLNLLTAYQKKHLVEFLPYHECDTQSRQAPDLDCLVKLQAQHTQQRHMIFLTERRFEMFLQYSRNGIVIASIDDIMNSFHSLIGGINQNELPTPPSTVVNDECVEEDMSLDSDDDTLAVEETPARIQEGGLEEQTQPPPLPDTEEFRPPLPDQLTTSSGEHNPSSMAYSDLAALKTAISQFKANNQVGNASPGGFAVNPHQSFLCPSTPWTSFSGYAASPAYPASPCSGTQEQDYRAPASTSTAAPGPALTTGPLTGQTPLPLEVKPPPPPHLMHLYVSSKALSGSDPALAGAGGAFAIGGSISTLPSTAAEASPSPLPATRSYPDPTGYTQADVAQHSFTTGATTCVGGATTHQGDRTLSGPRNGVWGSMGNSTGETPCSQGGGIAGPVSQSGLSQSGELEWTEAPGSSTPGSQGDGTPVNCTDSHGVGIGIPSAATRGGSVVRPMLPTHGGTGGGYDCVGAIPGQIDGSLRGGLGPGLKGGYRGRGAQPGGSWLRLGPGPGRGHERGEGTGGAPCSWGYPLGRGRGQDCYSDYTYSHNYSP
- the tasorb gene encoding protein TASOR isoform X2, which encodes MALNPKAEGKKDSECTETNEQVRQSGDSKRNSLSAATSATSNQNGDQTGCEEGAMPQQEASDRRKSGLSEARSTSNSPLPGQRPAEELPRRHFQIPRKIKERKGLYQFLPPDSREFEDLVKILSSFYLDNSSRGTFSYSKARLIHNELLEKEFIEKRRELKQEGRTEPELLESYCFLFPDKSKLPWICEKGLSVGHTRITTLGSTSMGVYLSKYSDLLQMNPFEVGACGDIVIFKVMRGRLKSIHENMPKSVIEPTPKFDCHVSKNATRVTSLLSYRAFELTQQYYFEFAFDEIKPRPRHVCPYAVVSFQYKGKEAAVAPMTSHRFNTSSCEGSRGPVRTCYTVWSGPLVNKGQELCQVCLRSSTRPYLPFKLSEKLELSRGMQLEQAKRKIPSVLFSWETYSSTREVLKCGMYCSLFEVVSGKGKAGSGSLSGLLHKLERDRMVLVKPLLDRGFLFLLSSAQMVNPNEQRGRFGRSLQALFIFQEPRGVIKHTSRMSEPELLSAEPQPPMLTSMQPFVPALHYALLKLRSNPGKDLSSGVERQAQDFLSRRDICHSRHFQVPDYKPNLDDRSDIPPPPRPKPNMDSQLRSYIHGPASYILPLAKAKDMMERIQQPSAPAPIPAPTPAPTPVPVPAPASTDYSPVSDWGGSGGSDRPERLPADTDRRKPGASHSNGGQPHTRPQPQPQNARSRMSQNEYDKDKMKQLLKLIQLHKKALVKEPGKERPDGGRDAASDPHSLKRKLEEENTGGMSKHLRSDPQGNGEPSQAHGDDILEEGSQNLAAVMESMGIYDTDLRDRGGAQGSSNKNTQQLLKILLDTLNKAVAQGSAAEQPDPVEPSPGTGRGEPELGLRRPEQPPRQDCLEEEAVCSLGSPMSTCSMEEQPHSSDHPPWGLPPHPDKPQTLPDPVADGHLQMMEALEPHQLQSQLQLQPQPQLQPHPQAQPHPQAQPHPQAQPHPQVQPHPQAQPHPQVQPHPQAQPHPQVQPHPQGQPHPQVQPHPQVQPHHQAQPHPQGQPHPQGQPHPQGQPHPQGQPHPQVQPQRPCSSLDNILNQELHNLSSGIQTIMQSQHIYYTSHQPSQLLQRDTWLPNSSFSDFVSAYVTPVPVHGHVTILREKIGKLISQPSFHHMDMTNAHGLAPPPHGHYPPPVAAGSLPSSSLHFNSEPPIPSVPPPPHTLNMVASQPPMSHLPPPHCLAPTSAHSPVPTTSAPKTKAHTPQVKSSSSQRPHKPSSKTKPDLLSTEDNRTDVYSPSQITMDSPDSNQTGCPVAGSTPATSAPAVAPAQASPAPTHASPAPTHASPAPAHASPAPAPAPAPAPAPAPAPAPVPAPAPATASVPVPAANLLFSQLKPEVFSSLVEIFKDVQKNTVKFYIHPGDEGEESAICVEIKEYLKSLGNAECKPQSFLENSSNLDKLLIIIQNEDIAAHVHKIPALVSLKKCSTVSFAGVDSLDDVKNHTYNELFVSGGFIVSDEFVLNPDCITQERLQSFLRFLEEQSSPEHPWQWKVHCKSQKKLKELGRLNSNAMGLLNLLTAYQKKHLVEFLPYHECDTQSRQAPDLDCLVKLQAQHTQQRHMIFLTERRFEMFLQYSRNGIVIASIDDIMNSFHSLIGGINQNELPTPPSTVNDECVEEDMSLDSDDDTLAVEETPARIQEGGLEEQTQPPPLPDTEEFRPPLPDQLTTSSGEHNPSSMAYSDLAALKTAISQFKANNQVGNASPGGFAVNPHQSFLCPSTPWTSFSGYAASPAYPASPCSGTQEQDYRAPASTSTAAPGPALTTGPLTGQTPLPLEVKPPPPPHLMHLYVSSKALSGSDPALAGAGGAFAIGGSISTLPSTAAEASPSPLPATRSYPDPTGYTQADVAQHSFTTGATTCVGGATTHQGDRTLSGPRNGVWGSMGNSTGETPCSQGGGIAGPVSQSGLSQSGELEWTEAPGSSTPGSQGDGTPVNCTDSHGVGIGIPSAATRGGSVVRPMLPTHGGTGGGYDCVGAIPGQIDGSLRGGLGPGLKGGYRGRGAQPGGSWLRLGPGPGRGHERGEGTGGAPCSWGYPLGRGRGQDCYSDYTYSHNYSP